One window from the genome of Nocardioides panaciterrulae encodes:
- a CDS encoding kelch repeat-containing protein: protein MRRLLTLLVALPALAASACSGGTPAPAPSPSAASSATAGTTAGATAGTPGQPRPPRHLVVHTVRWRLPYAVARAAVGPAGDGRYTLAGGLLAGDSSTDRVLDLDPAAGTVIRAGRLPVPVHDTAGARLGGQLLVVGGGNASEQGTVQVRHGGAWTVAGHLPQPRSDLIAATIGGRVLVLGGYDGTTTAMSAILASEDGRHWQQVGRLPLPVRYAASVVDGRSVWLFGGERAGVEQRAVQLVGADGHARVVARLPHPLGHAAAVRLGDRILLVGGRPSADRVTARMWWFDPSSRRFTPAGRLPRPLADTAVLTDGLTDGLTAWLVGGESPSLTDRVVRLSLR, encoded by the coding sequence GTGAGGCGGCTGCTCACCCTGCTGGTGGCGCTCCCGGCCCTGGCCGCGAGCGCCTGCTCCGGTGGCACCCCGGCCCCCGCTCCCTCCCCGAGCGCGGCGAGCTCGGCGACGGCGGGCACGACCGCGGGCGCGACGGCGGGCACGCCGGGGCAGCCCCGGCCACCGCGCCACCTGGTGGTGCACACCGTGCGCTGGCGGCTGCCGTACGCCGTGGCCCGCGCCGCCGTGGGGCCCGCCGGGGACGGCCGCTACACCCTCGCCGGGGGGCTCCTGGCCGGCGACAGCTCCACCGACCGGGTGCTCGACCTCGACCCGGCGGCCGGGACGGTCATCCGGGCCGGGCGGCTGCCGGTGCCGGTGCACGACACGGCGGGGGCCCGGCTGGGCGGACAACTGCTCGTGGTCGGGGGTGGCAACGCCAGCGAGCAGGGGACCGTGCAGGTGCGCCACGGCGGCGCGTGGACCGTCGCCGGGCACCTGCCGCAGCCCCGCTCGGACCTCATCGCGGCGACGATCGGCGGCCGGGTGCTCGTGCTCGGCGGCTACGACGGCACCACCACCGCGATGTCGGCGATCCTCGCCAGCGAGGACGGGCGGCACTGGCAGCAGGTGGGACGGCTCCCGCTCCCGGTCCGCTACGCCGCGAGCGTCGTGGACGGCCGGTCGGTCTGGCTGTTCGGCGGCGAGCGTGCCGGCGTCGAGCAGCGCGCCGTCCAGCTGGTCGGCGCGGACGGGCACGCCCGGGTGGTCGCCCGGCTGCCGCACCCGCTCGGCCACGCCGCGGCGGTGCGGCTCGGCGACCGCATCCTCCTCGTGGGCGGTCGGCCGTCGGCCGATCGGGTCACGGCGAGGATGTGGTGGTTCGACCCCTCGAGCCGCCGCTTCACCCCGGCCGGCCGGCTGCCGAGGCCGCTCGCCGACACCGCGGTGCTGACCGACGGGCTGACCGACGGGCTGACCGCCTGGCTGGTCGGCGGCGAGTCGCCGTCGCTCACCGACCGGGTGGTCCGGCTGTCCCTGCGGTAG
- a CDS encoding aldehyde dehydrogenase family protein, translated as MSPAPRIDVRKTYKLYIGGAFPRSESGHSYVVNDTKGTFVANAALASRKDARDAVGAARKAFAGWSARTAYNRAQILYRVAEVMEDRRPQFVQAVVQSEGLATGRADKVVDEAIDRLVWYAGWADKITQVVGNANPVAGPYFNLSTPEPTGVVAVLAPQRSSLLGLVSVVAPAIVTGNTVVVVSSYDRPLPAVTFSEVLATSDVPGGVVNILTGSAATIGPWLASHMDVNALDLTGIAGDAALAASLEVAAADNLKRVRRAPAAEPDWTLEPGLAAMTAFLETKTVWHPIGV; from the coding sequence ATGAGCCCTGCGCCGCGCATCGACGTCAGGAAGACCTACAAGCTCTACATCGGTGGCGCCTTCCCCCGCTCGGAGTCGGGCCACTCCTACGTCGTGAACGACACGAAGGGGACGTTCGTGGCCAACGCCGCCCTCGCCTCGCGCAAGGACGCCCGCGACGCGGTCGGCGCCGCCCGCAAGGCTTTCGCCGGCTGGTCCGCGCGCACCGCCTACAACCGGGCGCAGATCCTCTACCGGGTCGCGGAGGTCATGGAGGACCGTCGCCCGCAGTTCGTGCAGGCCGTCGTGCAGTCCGAGGGCCTCGCGACCGGCCGCGCGGACAAGGTCGTCGACGAGGCGATCGACCGGCTGGTCTGGTACGCCGGCTGGGCCGACAAGATCACCCAGGTCGTCGGCAACGCCAACCCGGTCGCCGGGCCGTACTTCAACCTCTCCACCCCCGAGCCGACCGGCGTGGTCGCGGTGCTGGCGCCGCAGCGGTCCTCGCTGCTCGGCCTGGTCAGCGTGGTCGCGCCCGCGATCGTCACCGGCAACACGGTGGTCGTGGTCTCCTCCTACGACCGTCCGCTGCCCGCGGTGACGTTCTCCGAGGTGCTGGCCACCTCCGACGTCCCCGGCGGCGTGGTCAACATCCTGACCGGCTCCGCGGCGACGATCGGCCCCTGGCTGGCCTCGCACATGGACGTCAACGCCCTCGACCTCACCGGCATCGCCGGTGACGCCGCGCTCGCGGCGTCCCTCGAGGTGGCGGCCGCCGACAACCTCAAGCGGGTGCGCCGGGCTCCGGCGGCCGAGCCGGACTGGACGCTGGAGCCGGGCCTGGCGGCCATGACGGCGTTCCTGGAGACCAAGACCGTCTGGCACCCGATCGGCGTCTGA
- a CDS encoding aldehyde dehydrogenase family protein, whose translation MTAFEYAPAPESRGIVDLRPSYGLFIGGEFVEGHGTPFKSISPATEEVLAEVAEADEADVDKAVAAARRAYDKVWGRMPGRERAKYLYRIARIIQERGRELAVLESLDNGKPIKETRDVDIPTVAAHFFYYAGWADKLEYAGYGSTPLGVAGQVIPWNFPLLMLAWKIAPALACGNTVVLKPAETTPLTALLFAEICQQADLPAGVVNIVTGAGDTGRALVAHPGVDKVAFTGSTEVGKAIARTVAGTDKKVTLELGGKAANIVFDDAPLDQAIEGIVNGIFFNQGHVCCAGSRLLVQESVAEEVLTRLKRRMSTLRLGDPLDKNTDIGAINSAEQLAKIKELSQIGEDEGAERWSPACELPSTGFWFPPTLFTGVSQAHRIAREEIFGPVLSVLTFRTPSEAVEKANNTPFGLSAGVWTDKGSRILHMANALRAGVVWANTFNKFDPTSPFGGYKESGYGREGGRHGLGAYLKGAE comes from the coding sequence ATGACTGCATTCGAGTACGCCCCCGCGCCCGAGTCGCGCGGCATCGTCGACCTCAGGCCGTCGTACGGCCTCTTCATCGGCGGCGAGTTCGTCGAGGGCCACGGCACCCCGTTCAAGTCGATCAGCCCGGCGACCGAGGAGGTCCTCGCCGAGGTCGCCGAGGCCGACGAGGCCGACGTCGACAAGGCCGTCGCCGCCGCCCGCAGGGCCTACGACAAGGTCTGGGGGCGGATGCCCGGCCGCGAGCGCGCCAAGTACCTCTACCGGATCGCCCGGATCATCCAGGAGCGCGGCCGCGAGCTCGCCGTCCTGGAGTCCCTCGACAACGGCAAGCCGATCAAGGAGACCCGCGACGTCGACATCCCCACCGTCGCCGCGCACTTCTTCTACTACGCCGGCTGGGCCGACAAGCTGGAGTACGCCGGCTACGGCAGCACCCCGCTCGGCGTCGCCGGCCAGGTGATCCCCTGGAACTTCCCGCTGCTGATGCTGGCCTGGAAGATCGCCCCCGCCCTGGCATGCGGCAACACTGTCGTGCTCAAGCCGGCCGAGACCACCCCGCTGACCGCACTGCTGTTCGCCGAGATCTGCCAGCAGGCCGACCTCCCGGCGGGCGTGGTCAACATCGTGACCGGCGCCGGCGACACCGGCCGGGCCCTGGTCGCGCACCCGGGCGTGGACAAGGTCGCGTTCACCGGCTCCACCGAGGTCGGCAAGGCGATCGCCCGCACGGTGGCCGGAACCGACAAGAAGGTCACGCTGGAGCTGGGCGGCAAGGCCGCCAACATCGTCTTCGACGACGCCCCGCTCGACCAGGCGATCGAGGGCATCGTCAACGGCATCTTCTTCAACCAGGGCCACGTGTGCTGCGCCGGCTCCCGGCTGCTGGTCCAGGAGTCGGTGGCCGAGGAGGTGCTCACCCGGCTCAAGCGCCGCATGTCCACGCTGCGCCTGGGCGACCCGCTGGACAAGAACACCGACATCGGCGCGATCAACTCCGCCGAGCAGCTGGCCAAGATCAAGGAGCTCTCGCAGATCGGCGAGGACGAGGGCGCGGAGCGCTGGTCGCCGGCCTGCGAGCTGCCGAGCACCGGCTTCTGGTTCCCGCCGACGCTGTTCACCGGCGTCTCCCAGGCGCACCGGATCGCCCGCGAGGAGATCTTCGGCCCGGTGCTGTCGGTGCTGACCTTCCGGACGCCCTCGGAGGCCGTCGAGAAGGCCAACAACACGCCGTTCGGCCTCTCCGCCGGCGTGTGGACCGACAAGGGCTCGCGCATCCTGCACATGGCCAACGCGCTGCGCGCCGGCGTGGTCTGGGCCAACACGTTCAACAAGTTCGATCCGACCAGCCCGTTCGGTGGCTACAAGGAGTCGGGCTACGGCCGCGAGGGTGGCCGGCACGGCCTCGGGGCCTACCTGAAGGGAGCCGAGTGA